Proteins encoded within one genomic window of Candidatus Rokuibacteriota bacterium:
- a CDS encoding AbrB/MazE/SpoVT family DNA-binding domain-containing protein — protein MRVRVQKWGNRLVLRIPKLLAAHADMEEGTVVNVSVSGGRLVAAPVPRRGALLKDLLDEVTKANLHGRVDTGAQAGREAW, from the coding sequence GTGCGAGTGCGCGTGCAGAAATGGGGCAACCGCCTCGTCTTGCGAATCCCAAAGCTTCTCGCAGCGCACGCGGATATGGAAGAGGGAACGGTTGTCAACGTATCCGTATCAGGAGGCCGACTCGTTGCCGCACCCGTCCCCAGGCGCGGGGCTCTTCTCAAGGATCTCCTCGACGAGGTCACCAAGGCCAATCTCCACGGACGGGTCGACACCGGCGCACAGGCTGGACGGGAGGCCTGGTGA
- a CDS encoding DUF433 domain-containing protein, giving the protein MLGGTPVSSEPKPVRTLFDYLEGAATLDEFLRQFPSVKREQAIAVLNMARDPLLASARSA; this is encoded by the coding sequence ATTCTTGGCGGGACCCCGGTTTCCTCGGAACCGAAGCCCGTCCGGACCCTCTTCGACTATCTTGAGGGGGCCGCGACCCTGGACGAGTTTCTACGCCAGTTTCCGTCCGTGAAGCGAGAGCAAGCTATCGCGGTGCTTAACATGGCGCGCGACCCGCTCCTGGCTAGTGCCCGTTCCGCTTGA
- a CDS encoding type II toxin-antitoxin system HicB family antitoxin, whose translation MRYKIALQQSEEGYSASVPGLPGCWSQGATEQEALENIQDAIQEYLAARDELLKGAIVREVEVAS comes from the coding sequence ATGAGGTACAAGATTGCGCTCCAGCAGAGCGAAGAAGGTTACAGCGCCTCGGTGCCCGGTCTACCGGGCTGCTGGTCCCAGGGCGCGACCGAGCAAGAGGCGCTCGAGAACATCCAGGACGCCATCCAGGAGTATCTTGCTGCTCGCGACGAGCTGCTAAAGGGCGCCATCGTTCGCGAAGTCGAAGTTGCCTCTTAG
- a CDS encoding type II toxin-antitoxin system HicA family toxin, translating into MPKIAGVNHQDAVRALQKAGFRVIRQGKHIVMTDGVRILTIPRHNPVNVYTMGGIVRDAGLSEDEFRELL; encoded by the coding sequence GTGCCGAAGATTGCCGGCGTCAATCACCAGGACGCTGTCCGGGCTCTGCAGAAGGCTGGTTTCCGTGTCATCCGGCAGGGCAAGCATATCGTCATGACTGATGGCGTTCGAATCCTCACTATTCCACGGCACAATCCGGTCAATGTCTACACCATGGGCGGTATCGTGCGTGACGCTGGGCTATCAGAAGACGAATTCCGCGAACTTCTGTGA
- a CDS encoding cysteine hydrolase codes for MRPPVEFQDRSEYKARMNALLTIDPRRTVVATVDMQRDYLDLEVGAAPVAADEAERVVKHARDLLDFARAEGMPVVHVYVNRRPVEIERGFHPGETFRVSREHRLSQNAQAGVRRIPDRLEGSPQAEVPAILVAPGDVHVTTKKSLDGFLDTDLDLLLRRVYRAETVVLTGINTDTCVYSTAFSASNRGYKTIVISDCVASMRGKDHHWMALELMSRSIAWVLTVEEFKEKVRAVG; via the coding sequence ATGAGACCGCCGGTGGAGTTCCAGGACCGCAGCGAGTACAAGGCGCGGATGAATGCCCTGCTGACGATCGATCCCCGTCGCACCGTGGTCGCGACGGTCGACATGCAACGCGACTATCTCGACCTCGAGGTCGGCGCCGCCCCCGTCGCGGCGGACGAGGCCGAGCGCGTCGTGAAGCACGCGAGGGATCTCCTGGACTTCGCGCGCGCCGAGGGGATGCCGGTCGTGCACGTGTACGTGAATCGCCGACCGGTCGAGATCGAGCGCGGGTTCCACCCGGGCGAGACGTTCAGGGTGAGCCGGGAGCACCGGCTGTCCCAGAACGCCCAGGCAGGCGTGCGCCGGATTCCGGACCGGCTCGAGGGCTCGCCGCAGGCGGAGGTGCCGGCGATCCTGGTCGCTCCCGGTGACGTCCACGTCACGACCAAGAAGTCGCTGGACGGCTTCCTCGACACCGACCTCGACCTGCTGCTCCGCCGCGTCTATCGAGCGGAGACGGTCGTGCTCACCGGCATCAACACGGATACCTGCGTTTACTCTACCGCCTTCTCGGCCTCGAACCGGGGCTACAAGACGATCGTGATCTCCGACTGTGTCGCCAGCATGCGCGGCAAGGACCACCACTGGATGGCGCTCGAGCTGATGTCCCGGAGTATCGCCTGGGTCCTGACCGTCGAAGAGTTCAAGGAGAAGGTGCGGGCTGTGGGATAA